Proteins from a genomic interval of Nerophis lumbriciformis linkage group LG01, RoL_Nlum_v2.1, whole genome shotgun sequence:
- the LOC133612687 gene encoding twist-related protein 2-like — MRDQQQPDADQENPEKLPSNACPVLVATPGLRRKRDTGKPPVDDSSAPSGDPVDQVQVYAPKKIKSSPQHQLSSTGPSLSPGPGPTGDPSSPEDPHGQRVIANIRERQRTQSLNEAFASLRKIIPTLPSDKLSKIQTLKLASRYIDFLYQVLQNEEVDSKLSGCNYLAHDRLSYAFSVWRMEGAWSTMSAGH, encoded by the coding sequence ATGAGAGACCAGCAGCAGCCTGACGCTGATCAGGAGAACCCAGAAAAACTGCCGTCCAATGCCTGCCCGGTCCTGGTGGCGACACCCGGACTCAGACGGAAACGGGACACCGGAAAACCCCCGGTGGACGACTCCAGCGCCCCGTCCGGCGACCCCGTGGACCAGGTCCAGGTCTACGCTCCCAAGAAAATCAAAAGCAGTCCTCAGCATCAGCTTTCCTCCACGGGACCGTCCCTCTCTCCGGGTCCCGGTCCGACCGGGGATCCGTCGTCTCCGGAGGACCCCCACGGCCAGAGGGTGATCGCCAACATCCGCGAGCGCCAGAGGACTCAGTCCCTCAACGAGGCCTTCGCCTCCTTGAGGAAGATCATCCCCACGCTCCCGTCGGACAAGCTGAGCAAGATCCAGACCCTGAAGCTGGCGTCGCGCTACATCGACTTCCTGTACCAGGTTCTGCAGAACGAGGAGGTGGACTCCAAGCTGAGCGGCTGCAACTACCTGGCCCACGACAGGCTGAGCTACGCCTTCTCCGTCTGGAGGATGGAGGGCGCCTGGTCCACCATGTCTGCCGGACATTAG